In Musa acuminata AAA Group cultivar baxijiao chromosome BXJ3-9, Cavendish_Baxijiao_AAA, whole genome shotgun sequence, a single genomic region encodes these proteins:
- the LOC103997013 gene encoding ribosome biogenesis ATPase RIX7 isoform X4: MLAKALAHYYEAKLLLLDVTEFSIKIQNKCGGCNKDMFVKRSMSEATLGRLSGILGSLSTILRMEESEGMFRRQSSSMELRQRRPDYANSTNELPKTASFSAEMGGLTSQHGSRNMVTPKRSSCWSFDEKILIHSLYKVLILISKSNPIILYIRDVEHFICRSERVYSLFQKMLTKLSGHVIILGSRLSEPDNCCKDVDARLTTLFPYNIEIKPPEDENHLVSWKSQLEKDTKTIQIQDNRNHITEVLAANDLECDDLGTICLSDILVLSTYIEEIVVSAVSYHLMNNKDPQYRNGKLVITSKSLSHGLSIFQDSRLCGKDTLKLEASAESEEDVNEDARTATKPENNGEALLPGNKSETEKSTTLVKDGETLTPIKVPEVAPDNEFEKRIRPEVIPANEIGVTFDDIGALDETKESLQELIILPLQRPDLFKGLLKPCRGILLFGPPGTGKTMLAKAIANEAGASFINVSMSTITSKWFGEDEKHVRALFTLAAKVAPTIIFVDEVDGMLGQRTRVGEHEAMRKIKNEFMTRWDGLLTKPGERILVLAATNRPFDLDEAIIRRFERRIMVGLPSLESRESILRKLLSKEKVEGLDYKELATMTEGYSGSDLKNLCITAAYRPLRELIQRERSKELGKKQKTEEGESSSAGSENRDEDDQPAIALRPLNMDDLRQAKNQVAASFAAEGSVMNELKQWNDLYGDGGSRKRQQLTYFL; this comes from the exons GAATGTTCCGTAGGCAAAGCAGCAGTATGGAGCTGAGGCAAAG AAGACCAGATTATGCTAATAGCACAAATGAGCTTCCTAAGACTGCTTCGTTCTCAGCTGAGATGGGTGGCCTTACATCACAACATGGTTCTAGAAATATGG TCACCCCAAAACGATCCAGCTGTTGGTCCTTTGATGAGAAAATTCTTATACATTCACTTTATAAG GTTCTCATTTTGATCTCCAAAAGTAACCCAATTATCCTTTACATAAGGGATGTTGAACACTTCATCTGTAGATCAGAAAGGGTATATTCATTGTTTCAGAAAATGTTGACAAAGCTATCAGGACATGTGATAATACTTGGTTCAAGGTTGTCAGAACCTGACAATTGTTGTAAAGATGTAGATGCAAGACTTACTACTCTTTTCCCTTACAATATAGAGATTAAACCTCCAGAAGATGAGAACCATCTGGTTAGCTGGAAGTCCCAGCTAGAGAAAGATACTAAAACAATTCAGATTCAGGACAACAGAAATCACATCACAGAGGTTCTTGCAGCGAATGATCTTGAGTGTGACGATTTGGGCACAATCTGCCTATCAGATATATTGGTTCTTAGTACTTATATAGAGGAAATTGTCGTGTCAGCAgtttcttaccatttgatgaataACAAGGATCCTCAATACAGAAATGGGAAGCTTGTTATCACTTCAAAGAG TTTATCACATGGCTTGAGTATATTCCAAGATAGTAGGCTATGTGGCAAGGATACCCTCAAGCTGGAAGCAAGTGCTGAATCTGAG GAAGATGTAAATGAAGATGCTCGAACTGCCACAAAACCTGAAAATAATGGTGAAGCTTTACTTCCTGGAAACAAAAGTGAGACAGAGAAATCAACGACACTTGTGAAAGATGGGGAGACCTTAACTCCAATAAAAGTGCCC GAAGTTGCTCCAGACAATGAATTTGAAAAGCGGATCAGACCAGAGGTTATCCCAGCTAATGAAATTGGAGTCACATTCGATGATATAGGCGCCTTAGATGAAACAAAAGAATCTCTTCAAGAGCTGATCATACTTCCCCTTCAACGACCAGACCTATTTAAAGGTCTTTTGAAACCCTGCAGAGGAATACTACTGTTTGGGCCACCTGGGACTGGGAAGACGATGCTTGCAAAGGCCATAGCAAATGAAGCTGGGGCCAGTTTTATCAATGTTTCTATGTCCACCATCACTTCAAAATGGTTTGGAGAAGATGAGAAGCATGTTAGGGCCTTGTTTACGCTTGCTGCAAAGGTTGCCCCTACTATAATATTTGTGGATGAGGTTGATGGCATGCTTGGACAGCGAACTCGGGTTGGAGAACATGAAGCAATGAGGAAGATCAAGAATGAGTTCATGACACGGTGGGATGGACTTTTAACAAAGCCTGGTGAAAGAATCCTTGTTCTTGCAGCAACAAACAGACCCTTTGACCTTGATGAAGCAATCATCAGAAGATTTGAGCGCAG AATCATGGTTGGACTACCATCCCTGGAGAGCAGGGAATCAATATTGAGGAAACTTTTATCAAAAGAAAAGGTTGAAGGGCTTGACTACAAGGAGCTTGCGACCATGACAGAGGGATACAGTGGCAGTGATCTTAAG AACCTCTGCATTACAGCAGCATATCGTCCTCTTAGAGAGCTGATTCAGAGAGAAAGATCCAAGGAATTG GGGAAGAAGCAGAAAACTGAGGAAGGTGAGAGTTCATCAGCGGGTTCAGAAAATAGGGACGAGGATGATCAACCGGCAATTGCCCTGAGGCCATTAAATATGGATGACTTGAGGCAAGCAAAGAATCAA GTTGCTGCAAGTTTTGCTGCCGAGGGTTCTGTAATGAATGAGCTGAAGCAGTGGAATGATCTGTACGGGGACGGTGGCTCTAGAAAGAGACAACAATTAACATATTTCCTTTGA
- the LOC103997013 gene encoding ribosome biogenesis ATPase RIX7 isoform X3 yields the protein MLAKALAHYYEAKLLLLDVTEFSIKIQNKCGGCNKDMFVKRSMSEATLGRLSGILGSLSTILRMEESEGMFRRQSSSMELRQRRPDYANSTNELPKTASFSAEMGGLTSQHGSRNMVTPKRSSCWSFDEKILIHSLYKVLILISKSNPIILYIRDVEHFICRSERVYSLFQKMLTKLSGHVIILGSRLSEPDNCCKDVDARLTTLFPYNIEIKPPEDENHLVSWKSQLEKDTKTIQIQDNRNHITEVLAANDLECDDLGTICLSDILVLSTYIEEIVVSAVSYHLMNNKDPQYRNGKLVITSKSLSHGLSIFQDSRLCGKDTLKLEASAESEEDVNEDARTATKPENNGEALLPGNKSETEKSTTLVKDGETLTPIKVPEVAPDNEFEKRIRPEVIPANEIGVTFDDIGALDETKESLQELIILPLQRPDLFKGLLKPCRGILLFGPPGTGKTMLAKAIANEAGASFINVSMSTITSKWFGEDEKHVRALFTLAAKVAPTIIFVDEVDGMLGQRTRVGEHEAMRKIKNEFMTRWDGLLTKPGERILVLAATNRPFDLDEAIIRRFERRFVQIMVGLPSLESRESILRKLLSKEKVEGLDYKELATMTEGYSGSDLKNLCITAAYRPLRELIQRERSKELGKKQKTEEGESSSAGSENRDEDDQPAIALRPLNMDDLRQAKNQVAASFAAEGSVMNELKQWNDLYGDGGSRKRQQLTYFL from the exons GAATGTTCCGTAGGCAAAGCAGCAGTATGGAGCTGAGGCAAAG AAGACCAGATTATGCTAATAGCACAAATGAGCTTCCTAAGACTGCTTCGTTCTCAGCTGAGATGGGTGGCCTTACATCACAACATGGTTCTAGAAATATGG TCACCCCAAAACGATCCAGCTGTTGGTCCTTTGATGAGAAAATTCTTATACATTCACTTTATAAG GTTCTCATTTTGATCTCCAAAAGTAACCCAATTATCCTTTACATAAGGGATGTTGAACACTTCATCTGTAGATCAGAAAGGGTATATTCATTGTTTCAGAAAATGTTGACAAAGCTATCAGGACATGTGATAATACTTGGTTCAAGGTTGTCAGAACCTGACAATTGTTGTAAAGATGTAGATGCAAGACTTACTACTCTTTTCCCTTACAATATAGAGATTAAACCTCCAGAAGATGAGAACCATCTGGTTAGCTGGAAGTCCCAGCTAGAGAAAGATACTAAAACAATTCAGATTCAGGACAACAGAAATCACATCACAGAGGTTCTTGCAGCGAATGATCTTGAGTGTGACGATTTGGGCACAATCTGCCTATCAGATATATTGGTTCTTAGTACTTATATAGAGGAAATTGTCGTGTCAGCAgtttcttaccatttgatgaataACAAGGATCCTCAATACAGAAATGGGAAGCTTGTTATCACTTCAAAGAG TTTATCACATGGCTTGAGTATATTCCAAGATAGTAGGCTATGTGGCAAGGATACCCTCAAGCTGGAAGCAAGTGCTGAATCTGAG GAAGATGTAAATGAAGATGCTCGAACTGCCACAAAACCTGAAAATAATGGTGAAGCTTTACTTCCTGGAAACAAAAGTGAGACAGAGAAATCAACGACACTTGTGAAAGATGGGGAGACCTTAACTCCAATAAAAGTGCCC GAAGTTGCTCCAGACAATGAATTTGAAAAGCGGATCAGACCAGAGGTTATCCCAGCTAATGAAATTGGAGTCACATTCGATGATATAGGCGCCTTAGATGAAACAAAAGAATCTCTTCAAGAGCTGATCATACTTCCCCTTCAACGACCAGACCTATTTAAAGGTCTTTTGAAACCCTGCAGAGGAATACTACTGTTTGGGCCACCTGGGACTGGGAAGACGATGCTTGCAAAGGCCATAGCAAATGAAGCTGGGGCCAGTTTTATCAATGTTTCTATGTCCACCATCACTTCAAAATGGTTTGGAGAAGATGAGAAGCATGTTAGGGCCTTGTTTACGCTTGCTGCAAAGGTTGCCCCTACTATAATATTTGTGGATGAGGTTGATGGCATGCTTGGACAGCGAACTCGGGTTGGAGAACATGAAGCAATGAGGAAGATCAAGAATGAGTTCATGACACGGTGGGATGGACTTTTAACAAAGCCTGGTGAAAGAATCCTTGTTCTTGCAGCAACAAACAGACCCTTTGACCTTGATGAAGCAATCATCAGAAGATTTGAGCGCAGGTTTGTCCA AATCATGGTTGGACTACCATCCCTGGAGAGCAGGGAATCAATATTGAGGAAACTTTTATCAAAAGAAAAGGTTGAAGGGCTTGACTACAAGGAGCTTGCGACCATGACAGAGGGATACAGTGGCAGTGATCTTAAG AACCTCTGCATTACAGCAGCATATCGTCCTCTTAGAGAGCTGATTCAGAGAGAAAGATCCAAGGAATTG GGGAAGAAGCAGAAAACTGAGGAAGGTGAGAGTTCATCAGCGGGTTCAGAAAATAGGGACGAGGATGATCAACCGGCAATTGCCCTGAGGCCATTAAATATGGATGACTTGAGGCAAGCAAAGAATCAA GTTGCTGCAAGTTTTGCTGCCGAGGGTTCTGTAATGAATGAGCTGAAGCAGTGGAATGATCTGTACGGGGACGGTGGCTCTAGAAAGAGACAACAATTAACATATTTCCTTTGA
- the LOC135649831 gene encoding golgin candidate 4-like — protein MRSSIATYRESLSRIANEVLDTADELEAPRSRLSEGESPASARRLPRRLSRISPPTGSPTANGVDSGPQDEIAKYKADILKLQASEAEIRALSVNYAAILTEKEEQLSKLREENGSLRKSLEASALHPSRDESHKTLTNNSNALKGNSEHSPGRRQRHFSQENSHSTGNHTPKSNVPRQDGLSNGAMQKHANSHGNGKEGPGLLHENKSVAASKSSFEADIERLRAQLDKECQNAGTLKQKLQEERQLNESYLSNINDLKMDKERSSIELKELRKELNEKISELGQLDAELKKRVMEQESNISLENAKNMIVTLEKENAKLKIEKDELEQNLKLHVQSTSEKAVDTTEDVEKMTLSIKRLEEELMDTRKGRDKALHELARLKQHLLEKELEDSDKMDEDTKMIEDLRANCEQQRAHVMQLEKALRQEIAKKDELKKLKSDELRNSNETISDLKQKLANCMSIVNSKNVELLNLQTALGQYYAESEAKERLGRDLSRAREEAAKLSESLKVANQELVIAKREKEEIASKLAQTERMLSEGKNFIQKLEEDNTKLRHALEQSVTTLNRMSLDSDNHVDRRIVIKLLVTYFQRNHSKEVLDLMVRMLGFTEEDKQSIGFAQHAAGKGVVRGVLGLPGRLVGGILGGSSPETSSRVASDNQSFADLWVDFLLKETEEREKRESSEASSRRSTNSPLEHGSKLQTSSVSSSPTGQTISTTPPPRRYHQILDHADGEFATVPLTSSASTHPAQSSRSRPPTGYY, from the exons ATGCGGAGTTCGATCGCCACCTACAGAGAGAGCCTCTCCCGGATTGCCAACGAGGTGCTGGACACCGCCGACGAGCTCGAGGCCCCCCGGTCCCGACTCTCAGAAGGCGAGTCACCGGCCTCTGCACGTCGGCTTCCCCGGCGGTTGTCTCGGATTTCGCCCCCGACTGGTTCTCCCACCGCCAATGGGGTTGATTCCGGACCCCAGGACGAG ATAGCCAAATATAAAGCTGATATCCTGAAGCTTCAAGCATCTGAGGCTGAAATTAGGGCACTGTCAGTGAATTATGCTGCTATACTAACGGAGAAAGAG GAGCAACTTTCTAAACTTCGTGAGGAAAATGGTTCTTTGAGGAAAAGTTTGGAGGCTTCTGCATTACATCCATCAAGGGATGAGAGTCACAAAACTTTAACAAATAATTCTAATGCACTGAAG GGAAATTCTGAACATTCACCTGGCAGACGGCAAAGACATTTTTCTCAAGAAAACTCACATTCTACAGGAAATCATACACCGAAGTCTAATGTCCCCAGGCAGGATGGATTGAGCAATGGGGCAATGCAAAAACATGCAAATTCACATGGCAATGGAAAG GAAGGTCCAGGTTTGCTTCATGAAAACAAATCTGTGGCTGCATCAAAGTCTAGTTTTGAGGCTGATATTGAAAGATTAAGGGCACAACTTGACAAAGAATGTCAAAATGCAGGAACCTTAAAACAAAAACTGCAAG AGGAACGTCAGCTGAATGAGTCTTATCTGAGCAATATCAATGATCTCAAGATGGATAAGGAGAGG AGCTCTATTGAGTTGAAAGAGTTGCGCAAGGAGTTAAATGAGAAGATATCAGAATTAGGACAACTAGATGCAGAACTGAAAAAAAGAGTCATGGAACAAGAATCTAATATTTCTCTTGAGAATGCAAAAAATATGATTGTGACTTTAGAGAAGGAGAATGCCAAACTCAAG ATAGAGAAGGATGAACTTGAACAGAATCTAAAACTACACGTGCAGAGTACATCTGAGAAGGCAGTTGACACTACCGAG GATGTGGAGAAGATGACACTTTCAATAAAGAGGTTGGAGGAAGAACTGATGGACACCCGCAAAGGACGGGACAAAGCATTACATGAATTGGCCCGACTCAAGCAACACCTACTAGAGAAG GAACTCGAGGATTCAGACAAGATGGATGAGGACACTAAAATGATTGAGGATCTTCGTGCAAATTGTGAACAGCAAAGAGCTCACGTAATGCAGTTGGAGAAGGCTCTGAGGCAGGAAATAGCAAAAAAGGACGAGCTTAAGAAACTAAAATCTGATGAACTTCGTAACTCAAATGAAACAATTAGTGATCTAaagcaaaaacttgctaactGTATGAGTATAGTCAATTCGAAAAATGTTGAATTGCTAAATCTTCAGACAGCCCTTGGACAGTACTATGCTGAAAGTGAAGCCAAG GAACGGTTAGGAAGAGACTTATCAAGGGCAAGAGAAGAAGCTGCTAAACTTTCTGAGTCGTTGAAG GTTGCAAATCAAGAGCTGGTAAtagcaaaaagagaaaaagaagaaatagctTCTAAACTCGCACAAACTGAGAGGATGTTGTCAGAGGGAAAGAACTTCATACAGAAGCTTGAGGAGGACAACACAAAGTTGCGCCATGCTCTTGAGCAGAGTGTAACAACACTAAATAGGATGTCACTGGATTCAGATAACCATGTTGACAG GCGAATAGTGATCAAATTGCTAGTGACATACTTCCAGAGGAATCACAGCAAGGAG GTTTTGGACCTTATGGTTCGCATGCTGGGTTTTACTGAGGAGGACAAGCAGAGCATAGGTTTTGCTCAGCATGCTGCAGGCAAAGGTGTTGTTAGGGGTGTACTGGGTCTGCCAGGTCGCCTAGTCGGAGGCATTTTGGGAGGAAGTTCACCTGAAACATCATCCAGAGTTGCTTCGGATAATCAG TCTTTTGCAGACCTATGGGTTGATTTTCTTCTTAAAGAAactgaagaaagagagaagagggaATCTTCGGAGGCGTCCAGCAGGAGGAGCACGAACTCGCCACTGGAGCATGGATCAAAGTTACAGACTAGTAGTGTTTCCAGTTCACCTACCGGACAAACAATTTCCACAACTCCCCCTCCAAGAAGGTACCACCAGATCCTTGACCATGCGGATGGTGAATTTGCCACGGTGCCGCTTACATCCTCAGCCTCGACTCACCCAGCCCAAAGTAGTCGCTCAAGACCGCCAACCGGGTATTATTGA
- the LOC135649832 gene encoding reticulon-like protein B2: MAELGEETLIEQINEKIHGDGDSSSSDSDDEKSKASVVAEAVKSKIYHLFGREKPVHQILGGGKPADVFLWKNKKASAVVLGGATAIWILFELMEYHLLTLVCHCLILSLAILFLWSNATTLINKSPPHIPVVSIPEDLAVNISRSLTYEINRGFSVLREIAAGRDLKKFLAVIAGLWILSIIGSCCNFLTLFYIAFVTLHTLPFLYDKYEDRVDTFAEKATVEFKKHYAVFHAKCLSKIPRGPLKDKKFR; the protein is encoded by the exons ATGGCGGAGCTTGGGGAGGAGACGCTGATCGAGCAGATAAACGAAAAGATCCACGGCGACGGTGACTCGTCGTCGTCGGATTCTGATGACGAGAAGTCGAAGGCGTCGGTGGTCGCGGAGGCCGTCAAGTCCAAGATCTACCACCTCTTCGGCCGGGAGAAGCCCGTCCACCAGATCTTGGGCGGAGGAAAGC CTGCTGATGTTTTcctgtggaagaacaagaaagccTCTGCTGTTGTGCTCGGTGGGGCCACGGCTATCTGGATCTTGTTCGAACTAATGGAGTACCATTTGCTTACTTTGGTCTGTCATTGTCTTATACTGTCCCTTGCTATACTTTTCCTCTGGTCCAATGCTACTACCTTGATAAACAA GTCTCCGCCTCACATTCCTGTGGTGAGCATTCCTGAAGATCTGGCTGTGAACATATCGCGTTCTCTCACATATGAGATCAACAGGGGTTTTTCTGTTTTGAGGGAAATTGCGGCAGGACGTGACCTGAAGAAGTTCCTTGCT GTGATTGCTGGGCTGTGGATTCTTTCAATCATTGGAAGCTGCTGCAACTTCTTGACTTTGTTTTATATTG CTTTTGTGACACTGCACACCCTGCCTTTCTTATATGATAAGTATGAAGACCGAGTTGACACGTTTGCGGAGAAAGCAACAGTGGAGTTCAAGAAGCACTATGCAGTTTTTCATGCCAAATGTCTGAGCAAGATACCTAGGGGGCCATTGAAAGACAAAAAGTTCCGATGA
- the LOC103997016 gene encoding uncharacterized protein LOC103997016, whose amino-acid sequence MEKKEQTKPVAVSSPSADATDDAAAIGRLPGRRLRKRRCALFCFLCCAASAVIVGVVVLVLSFTLFKVKDPTLTMNSLVIERIDLDFGTDRSRPLSINATLDADISIENPNMASFRFGNSTTDFYYSGETVGVAYAPIGKVPAHRTARLGVRVDVLVDRVATQLNLTMGLLSGTQLQLTSYTDIRGRVSVLGVYKRDIEMMLNCSITMEVSIAEQQITGTDCLAIVK is encoded by the coding sequence ATGGAGAAGAAGGAGCAGACCAAGCCCGTCGCGGTGTCATCGCCTTCGGCGGACGCCACCGACGACGCCGCTGCCATCGGTCGTTTACCTGGGCGGCGCCTCCGCAAGCGCCGGTGCGCCCTTTTCTGCTTCCTTTGCTGCGCGGCGTCTGCGGTCATCGTAGGCGTCGTGGTGCTCGtcctctccttcaccctcttcaagGTAAAGGACCCAACGCTCACCATGAACTCCCTCGTCATCGAACGCATCGACCTCGACTTCGGCACCGACCGGAGCCGCCCGCTGTCGATCAACGCCACGCTCGACGCCGACATCTCCATCGAGAACCCCAACATGGCCTCCTTTCGGTTCGGCAACAGCACCACCGACTTCTACTACAGCGGCGAGACCGTGGGCGTGGCCTACGCGCCGATCGGGAAGGTGCCCGCCCACCGCACGGCGCGGCTGGGCGTGCGGGTGGACGTGCTCGTCGACCGCGTCGCCACGCAGCTCAACCTCACGATGGGCCTCCTCAGCGGCACCCAGCTGCAGCTGACGAGCTACACGGACATCCGAGGGAGGGTAAGCGTGCTGGGCGTGTACAAGCGCGACATCGAGATGATGCTCAACTGCAGCATCACCATGGAAGTGTCCATCGCGGAGCAGCAGATAACCGGCACCGATTGCTTAGCCATCGTGAAGTGA